One stretch of Paramormyrops kingsleyae isolate MSU_618 chromosome 4, PKINGS_0.4, whole genome shotgun sequence DNA includes these proteins:
- the LOC140588704 gene encoding uncharacterized protein isoform X2 — protein MDMLLKVKYLSVKKYIKLHEGFTYLEFISEAKSKFGLPDDAQLDIFDETDTAVDEDIFLELVEAHPDLCLTVCERILDFSPLAHSTPSSSDTVSSLTDTISLSSNDNDLREQDIPAGCSRSSKEGSSASEAAKEVENALKRKPGGEDILEEYKAEKSLRHRTRRQLVNILASDMTERHGIPSRQQREKYALGIITLFPALKDPFSPKGYEHFYDGVRGTGYLAWRLKTMSRSTTKRPVKEISVPQEQGPKRRRSPTTLPQQLDGDACKEAISFLVHSPDEASVFQKMKMTFQHRQDLLHDPQRTADVFKTFPRFLDVKGLVNQDFILLFGAETASKLLEKWDTSIKPKVIKEAKHLTQSADLCRLLKAAEKLTGNDENDWDSDMASLLLLLHLLPPTAGRKRRAKISPSDATDKMVHFHKSCCSIDDHLKEGDGKQPYILAVGRTQSRIDTFYIAVDKQLIPCQATSSLSAFDELFKTHYVLNLSYDESLVHLYSFVQTTIFNIDATSTDESPRVRELRAKILNENNV, from the exons Atg GACATGTTGCTAAAAGTGAAGTACCTCAGTGTAAAGAAATATATCAAATTGCATGAAGGCTTCACTTATTTAGAATTTATCAGTGAAG CCAAAAGCAAGTTCGGACTTCCTGATGATGCTCAATTGGACATTTTTGATGAAACTGACACAGCAGTTGATGAAGACATTTTTCTTGAGTTAGTGGAGGCCCATCCAGACCTATGTCTCACAGTATGTGAAAGGATTCTAG ATTTTTCTCCCTTAGCTCATTCAACACCATCTTCCTCGGATACAGTATCATCCCTCACGGATACTATATCACTTTCATCAAATGACAATGACCTAAGGGAACAGGACattcctgcaggctgcagtaGATCCAGCAAAGAAGGCAGTTCTGCGTCTGAGGCTGCAAAAGAG GTTGAAAATGCCCTGAAAAGGAAGCCTGGCGGAGAGGATATTCTGGAAGAATACAAGGCAGAAAAATCACTGAGACACCGCACCCGGAGACAGCTAGTTAACATATTGGCTAGTGATATGACTGAGAGACATGG GATTCCCTCCCGTCAGCAAAGGGAGAAGTACGCCCTTGGAATTATTACTCTCTTTCCTGCATTGAAGGATCCCTTTTCTCCAAAGGGCTAT GAGCATTTCTACGATGGGGTGAGGGGCACTGGTTATTTAGCCTGGCGCCTCAAGACCATGTCCAGGTCTACAACCAAACGTCCAGTCAAGGAAATCTCAGTGCCTCAAGAACAAGGGCCAAAGCGCCGGAGATCACCAACCACACTGCCTCAACAACTTGACGGAGATGCCTGCAAGGAAGCCATTTCATTTCTGGTTCACTCTCCTGATGAAGCAAGTGTATTTCAGAAGATGAAAATGACGTTCCAACACCGCCAGGACCTGTTGCATGACCCACAAAGAACTGCAgatgttttcaaaacatttccACGCTTTTTGGATGTCAAAGGACTC GTCAATCAAGACTTCATCCTGCTGTTTGGTGCTGAAACAGCCTCCAAGTTGCTTGAGAAGTGGGACACATCAATCAAGCCAAAGGTTATCAAAGAGGCAAAACATCTGACTCAGTCAGCTGACCTCTGCCGTCTGCTAAAGGCTGCAGAGAAACTCACGGGGAATGATGAAAATG ACTGGGACAGTGACATGGCTtccctgctgctgcttcttcaTCTTTTGCCACCCACAGCTGGACGAAAGAGGAGAGCCAAAATAAGTCCAAGTGATGCAACAGATAAAATGGTGCACTTTCACAAG TCATGCTGCAGCATTGATGACCACCTGAAAGAAGGAGATGGTAAACAACCATATATTCTCGCTGTTGGCCGAACCCAGAGCAGGATCGACACCTTCTACATCGCAGTGGACAAACAACTCATCCCCTGCCAAGCCACCAGCTCCTTGAGTGCTTTTGACGAACTTTTCAAAACCCACTACGTGCTCAACTTATCTTACGATGAATCACTGGTACATCTCTACAGTTTTGTGCAGACTACCATATTCAACATTGATGCTACCTCAACAGATGAGTCACCACGTGTTCGTGAGTTACGTGCAAAAATTTTGAATGAGAAcaatgtataa
- the LOC140588704 gene encoding uncharacterized protein isoform X3: MLLKVKYLSVKKYIKLHEGFTYLEFISEAKSKFGLPDDAQLDIFDETDTAVDEDIFLELVEAHPDLCLTVCERILDFSPLAHSTPSSSDTVSSLTDTISLSSNDNDLREQDIPAGCSRSSKEGSSASEAAKEVENALKRKPGGEDILEEYKAEKSLRHRTRRQLVNILASDMTERHGRIPSRQQREKYALGIITLFPALKDPFSPKGYEHFYDGVRGTGYLAWRLKTMSRSTTKRPVKEISVPQEQGPKRRRSPTTLPQQLDGDACKEAISFLVHSPDEASVFQKMKMTFQHRQDLLHDPQRTADVFKTFPRFLDVKGLVNQDFILLFGAETASKLLEKWDTSIKPKVIKEAKHLTQSADLCRLLKAAEKLTGNDENDWDSDMASLLLLLHLLPPTAGRKRRAKISPSDATDKMVHFHKSCCSIDDHLKEGDGKQPYILAVGRTQSRIDTFYIAVDKQLIPCQATSSLSAFDELFKTHYVLNLSYDESLVHLYSFVQTTIFNIDATSTDESPRVRELRAKILNENNV, translated from the exons ATGTTGCTAAAAGTGAAGTACCTCAGTGTAAAGAAATATATCAAATTGCATGAAGGCTTCACTTATTTAGAATTTATCAGTGAAG CCAAAAGCAAGTTCGGACTTCCTGATGATGCTCAATTGGACATTTTTGATGAAACTGACACAGCAGTTGATGAAGACATTTTTCTTGAGTTAGTGGAGGCCCATCCAGACCTATGTCTCACAGTATGTGAAAGGATTCTAG ATTTTTCTCCCTTAGCTCATTCAACACCATCTTCCTCGGATACAGTATCATCCCTCACGGATACTATATCACTTTCATCAAATGACAATGACCTAAGGGAACAGGACattcctgcaggctgcagtaGATCCAGCAAAGAAGGCAGTTCTGCGTCTGAGGCTGCAAAAGAG GTTGAAAATGCCCTGAAAAGGAAGCCTGGCGGAGAGGATATTCTGGAAGAATACAAGGCAGAAAAATCACTGAGACACCGCACCCGGAGACAGCTAGTTAACATATTGGCTAGTGATATGACTGAGAGACATGG CAGGATTCCCTCCCGTCAGCAAAGGGAGAAGTACGCCCTTGGAATTATTACTCTCTTTCCTGCATTGAAGGATCCCTTTTCTCCAAAGGGCTAT GAGCATTTCTACGATGGGGTGAGGGGCACTGGTTATTTAGCCTGGCGCCTCAAGACCATGTCCAGGTCTACAACCAAACGTCCAGTCAAGGAAATCTCAGTGCCTCAAGAACAAGGGCCAAAGCGCCGGAGATCACCAACCACACTGCCTCAACAACTTGACGGAGATGCCTGCAAGGAAGCCATTTCATTTCTGGTTCACTCTCCTGATGAAGCAAGTGTATTTCAGAAGATGAAAATGACGTTCCAACACCGCCAGGACCTGTTGCATGACCCACAAAGAACTGCAgatgttttcaaaacatttccACGCTTTTTGGATGTCAAAGGACTC GTCAATCAAGACTTCATCCTGCTGTTTGGTGCTGAAACAGCCTCCAAGTTGCTTGAGAAGTGGGACACATCAATCAAGCCAAAGGTTATCAAAGAGGCAAAACATCTGACTCAGTCAGCTGACCTCTGCCGTCTGCTAAAGGCTGCAGAGAAACTCACGGGGAATGATGAAAATG ACTGGGACAGTGACATGGCTtccctgctgctgcttcttcaTCTTTTGCCACCCACAGCTGGACGAAAGAGGAGAGCCAAAATAAGTCCAAGTGATGCAACAGATAAAATGGTGCACTTTCACAAG TCATGCTGCAGCATTGATGACCACCTGAAAGAAGGAGATGGTAAACAACCATATATTCTCGCTGTTGGCCGAACCCAGAGCAGGATCGACACCTTCTACATCGCAGTGGACAAACAACTCATCCCCTGCCAAGCCACCAGCTCCTTGAGTGCTTTTGACGAACTTTTCAAAACCCACTACGTGCTCAACTTATCTTACGATGAATCACTGGTACATCTCTACAGTTTTGTGCAGACTACCATATTCAACATTGATGCTACCTCAACAGATGAGTCACCACGTGTTCGTGAGTTACGTGCAAAAATTTTGAATGAGAAcaatgtataa
- the LOC140588704 gene encoding uncharacterized protein isoform X1 produces the protein MDMLLKVKYLSVKKYIKLHEGFTYLEFISEAKSKFGLPDDAQLDIFDETDTAVDEDIFLELVEAHPDLCLTVCERILDFSPLAHSTPSSSDTVSSLTDTISLSSNDNDLREQDIPAGCSRSSKEGSSASEAAKEVENALKRKPGGEDILEEYKAEKSLRHRTRRQLVNILASDMTERHGRIPSRQQREKYALGIITLFPALKDPFSPKGYEHFYDGVRGTGYLAWRLKTMSRSTTKRPVKEISVPQEQGPKRRRSPTTLPQQLDGDACKEAISFLVHSPDEASVFQKMKMTFQHRQDLLHDPQRTADVFKTFPRFLDVKGLVNQDFILLFGAETASKLLEKWDTSIKPKVIKEAKHLTQSADLCRLLKAAEKLTGNDENDWDSDMASLLLLLHLLPPTAGRKRRAKISPSDATDKMVHFHKSCCSIDDHLKEGDGKQPYILAVGRTQSRIDTFYIAVDKQLIPCQATSSLSAFDELFKTHYVLNLSYDESLVHLYSFVQTTIFNIDATSTDESPRVRELRAKILNENNV, from the exons Atg GACATGTTGCTAAAAGTGAAGTACCTCAGTGTAAAGAAATATATCAAATTGCATGAAGGCTTCACTTATTTAGAATTTATCAGTGAAG CCAAAAGCAAGTTCGGACTTCCTGATGATGCTCAATTGGACATTTTTGATGAAACTGACACAGCAGTTGATGAAGACATTTTTCTTGAGTTAGTGGAGGCCCATCCAGACCTATGTCTCACAGTATGTGAAAGGATTCTAG ATTTTTCTCCCTTAGCTCATTCAACACCATCTTCCTCGGATACAGTATCATCCCTCACGGATACTATATCACTTTCATCAAATGACAATGACCTAAGGGAACAGGACattcctgcaggctgcagtaGATCCAGCAAAGAAGGCAGTTCTGCGTCTGAGGCTGCAAAAGAG GTTGAAAATGCCCTGAAAAGGAAGCCTGGCGGAGAGGATATTCTGGAAGAATACAAGGCAGAAAAATCACTGAGACACCGCACCCGGAGACAGCTAGTTAACATATTGGCTAGTGATATGACTGAGAGACATGG CAGGATTCCCTCCCGTCAGCAAAGGGAGAAGTACGCCCTTGGAATTATTACTCTCTTTCCTGCATTGAAGGATCCCTTTTCTCCAAAGGGCTAT GAGCATTTCTACGATGGGGTGAGGGGCACTGGTTATTTAGCCTGGCGCCTCAAGACCATGTCCAGGTCTACAACCAAACGTCCAGTCAAGGAAATCTCAGTGCCTCAAGAACAAGGGCCAAAGCGCCGGAGATCACCAACCACACTGCCTCAACAACTTGACGGAGATGCCTGCAAGGAAGCCATTTCATTTCTGGTTCACTCTCCTGATGAAGCAAGTGTATTTCAGAAGATGAAAATGACGTTCCAACACCGCCAGGACCTGTTGCATGACCCACAAAGAACTGCAgatgttttcaaaacatttccACGCTTTTTGGATGTCAAAGGACTC GTCAATCAAGACTTCATCCTGCTGTTTGGTGCTGAAACAGCCTCCAAGTTGCTTGAGAAGTGGGACACATCAATCAAGCCAAAGGTTATCAAAGAGGCAAAACATCTGACTCAGTCAGCTGACCTCTGCCGTCTGCTAAAGGCTGCAGAGAAACTCACGGGGAATGATGAAAATG ACTGGGACAGTGACATGGCTtccctgctgctgcttcttcaTCTTTTGCCACCCACAGCTGGACGAAAGAGGAGAGCCAAAATAAGTCCAAGTGATGCAACAGATAAAATGGTGCACTTTCACAAG TCATGCTGCAGCATTGATGACCACCTGAAAGAAGGAGATGGTAAACAACCATATATTCTCGCTGTTGGCCGAACCCAGAGCAGGATCGACACCTTCTACATCGCAGTGGACAAACAACTCATCCCCTGCCAAGCCACCAGCTCCTTGAGTGCTTTTGACGAACTTTTCAAAACCCACTACGTGCTCAACTTATCTTACGATGAATCACTGGTACATCTCTACAGTTTTGTGCAGACTACCATATTCAACATTGATGCTACCTCAACAGATGAGTCACCACGTGTTCGTGAGTTACGTGCAAAAATTTTGAATGAGAAcaatgtataa